Proteins from a single region of Kineosporia corallincola:
- a CDS encoding cupin domain-containing protein has product MPTLPDWAEGFRLQQHPEGGWFAETYRSSFELPPEQLPDGYTGPRALATSILFLLLPGEISAWHVVRSDELWIHQRGGPLALGLGGSGESGPGPVVESVLGTDPNQSPQLLVPAGTWQTARPAGDEPVLVACVVTPGFDYRDWRLA; this is encoded by the coding sequence ATGCCGACGCTTCCCGACTGGGCCGAAGGGTTCCGCCTCCAGCAGCACCCCGAGGGCGGATGGTTCGCCGAGACCTACCGCTCCTCGTTCGAGCTGCCACCGGAGCAGTTGCCCGACGGCTACACCGGCCCCCGGGCGCTGGCCACGTCAATCCTCTTCCTGCTGCTGCCCGGTGAGATCTCGGCCTGGCACGTGGTGCGTTCCGACGAACTGTGGATCCACCAGCGCGGCGGCCCCCTGGCCCTGGGCCTCGGTGGTTCCGGGGAGTCCGGCCCGGGCCCGGTGGTGGAGTCCGTCCTCGGCACCGACCCGAACCAGAGCCCGCAGCTCCTCGTGCCCGCCGGCACCTGGCAGACCGCCCGCCCGGCCGGCGACGAACCGGTGCTGGTGGCCTGCGTGGTCACACCCGGCTTCGACTACCGGGACTGGCGCCTGGCCTGA
- a CDS encoding MBL fold metallo-hydrolase, which yields MTYDNGPWGRWREIGDRVFVRRNKTLDVNAGLILGEDHCLVVDTRSSEREGRELYRAVRSVTGLPHVVALTHSHFDHCFGTSVFAEAQPDCEIWAHERCHAELATSGLQQRVEISGFLRESGEEVLADELDAVTITLPNRLVGTDARIDLGGREVVLHHPGRGHTDNDLVVEVPDADVTFLGDLVEQGAPPSFDHAYPLDWAVTLTRLLDRVGRVIVPGHGAVVDVDFLARQRQEIAEVADLARRLPPDLDDTELEWQAGRLAVGAASGLIALRRAQEHLQQLAQLQ from the coding sequence GTGACGTACGACAACGGCCCCTGGGGGCGCTGGCGCGAGATCGGCGACCGGGTCTTCGTGCGCCGCAACAAGACCCTCGACGTCAACGCCGGGCTGATCCTCGGCGAGGACCACTGCCTGGTGGTCGACACCCGCAGCAGTGAGCGTGAGGGCCGCGAGCTGTACCGCGCCGTCCGCTCCGTCACCGGGCTGCCGCACGTGGTGGCCCTCACCCACTCACACTTCGACCACTGCTTCGGCACGTCGGTGTTCGCCGAGGCCCAGCCGGACTGCGAGATCTGGGCACACGAGCGCTGTCACGCCGAGCTGGCCACCTCCGGGCTCCAGCAGCGGGTCGAGATCTCCGGTTTCCTGCGGGAGTCCGGGGAGGAGGTGCTGGCCGACGAGCTCGACGCGGTCACCATCACGCTGCCGAACCGGCTGGTCGGTACGGACGCCCGCATCGACCTGGGCGGGCGCGAGGTGGTGCTGCACCACCCGGGCCGTGGGCACACCGACAACGACCTGGTGGTCGAGGTGCCGGACGCCGACGTCACCTTCCTCGGTGACCTGGTCGAGCAGGGGGCGCCGCCGTCGTTCGACCACGCCTACCCGCTGGACTGGGCCGTCACCCTGACCCGGCTGCTGGACCGGGTGGGCCGGGTGATCGTGCCCGGGCACGGCGCGGTGGTCGACGTGGACTTCCTGGCCCGGCAGCGCCAGGAGATCGCCGAGGTGGCCGACCTGGCGCGCCGGCTGCCGCCCGACCTCGACGACACCGAGCTGGAGTGGCAGGCCGGCCGGCTCGCGGTGGGTGCGGCCTCCGGGCTGATCGCCCTGCGCCGGGCCCAGGAGCATCTCCAGCAGCTGGCCCAGCTGCAATAG
- a CDS encoding AAA family ATPase produces the protein MDVAPAARLVANIEQVVRGQHAAVELLTIAVLAGGHVLIEDAPGTGKTTLAQSVARTVGGVFQRVQATADLMPSDITGSAVWDPSRREFSFVPGPVFADVLLVDELNRMPPRTQSALLEVMAERRVTVDGVRHPVPPNFFLVATQNPLEQHGTYPLPEGQLDRFDVRLHLKPLTAVDEFTVVREQLTGPTVHTLEAVLDPPGLNDLRQAVRAVFLAEPVLEYAVKLTRSTRSDQRIRAGAGSRAAISLVRCAQARSVLHGREYVTPEDVAELAVPVLAHRVVPAVATAVETLIGELVSAQPVPVPA, from the coding sequence ATGGACGTCGCGCCCGCCGCCCGCCTGGTGGCGAACATCGAGCAGGTGGTCCGGGGACAACACGCGGCGGTGGAGCTGCTGACCATCGCCGTCCTCGCCGGCGGGCACGTCCTGATCGAGGACGCGCCGGGAACCGGCAAGACAACCCTTGCACAGTCTGTGGCCCGCACGGTCGGCGGTGTGTTCCAGCGCGTACAGGCCACGGCCGACCTGATGCCGTCCGACATCACCGGCTCCGCGGTCTGGGACCCCAGCCGGCGCGAGTTCAGCTTCGTGCCCGGCCCGGTGTTCGCCGACGTGCTGCTGGTGGACGAGCTGAACCGGATGCCCCCGCGCACCCAGTCCGCGCTGCTGGAGGTGATGGCCGAGCGGAGGGTCACGGTGGACGGCGTGCGGCATCCGGTCCCGCCCAACTTCTTCCTGGTGGCCACGCAGAACCCGCTGGAGCAACACGGCACCTACCCGCTGCCGGAGGGCCAGCTGGACCGCTTCGACGTGCGTCTCCACCTGAAACCGCTGACCGCCGTGGACGAGTTCACCGTGGTGCGCGAACAGCTCACCGGCCCGACCGTGCACACCCTGGAAGCCGTGCTCGACCCGCCGGGGCTGAACGACCTGCGCCAGGCGGTGCGCGCGGTCTTCCTGGCCGAACCGGTGCTGGAGTATGCCGTGAAACTCACCCGCTCCACCCGCAGCGACCAGCGCATCCGGGCCGGAGCCGGGTCCCGCGCGGCGATCTCGCTGGTGCGCTGTGCCCAGGCCCGCTCGGTGCTGCACGGGCGCGAGTACGTGACCCCGGAGGACGTCGCGGAGCTGGCCGTGCCGGTGCTCGCCCACCGCGTGGTGCCGGCCGTGGCGACCGCGGTGGAGACCCTGATCGGCGAGCTGGTGAGTGCCCAGCCGGTCCCGGTTCCGGCGTGA
- a CDS encoding DUF58 domain-containing protein produces the protein MSREFRLLRPITPGGWLAIMLASVLAAIAVRAFNPWLLLVACALASPVLLAQFLRPDLRSVSVSFRSPRRLVAGDQAEQVLTVRNDGPRSLPGLGVLHLCPGLAPIAFSVPPLASGCQAEFVFDRRAVRRGRAVGHEIRLGTTAPFGMAHHTRRIRVQAELVVHPARVPAVEIASGHLTPEDAGGARAVQPGSEPHALREWRHGDDLRHVNWRATARRPLPEQLIVVVPEPEVETSLMLVVTGAAEDEDWEDLVRLAAWSACAAAGTHADVTLLAPGVPAWTGTDELEILDWFSTLTGEGSAPDETASPDGVDVAEFQHDVRTRSGPGVIVVEATTRPFGLHQVPAGGLLRGISTDAVTGTTDPTGEDPA, from the coding sequence GTGAGCCGCGAATTCCGGCTGCTCCGGCCGATCACGCCGGGTGGCTGGCTGGCGATCATGCTGGCCTCGGTGCTGGCCGCGATCGCGGTGCGGGCCTTCAACCCCTGGCTGCTGCTGGTGGCCTGCGCGCTCGCCTCACCGGTGCTGCTGGCGCAGTTCCTGCGTCCCGACCTGAGATCGGTGTCGGTGTCGTTCCGTTCGCCGCGCCGCCTGGTCGCGGGCGACCAGGCCGAGCAGGTGCTGACCGTGCGCAACGACGGCCCGCGCAGCCTGCCCGGCCTCGGCGTGCTGCACCTGTGCCCGGGGCTGGCGCCGATCGCCTTCTCGGTGCCGCCGCTGGCCTCCGGCTGCCAGGCCGAGTTCGTGTTCGACCGGCGGGCGGTGCGCCGTGGCCGCGCCGTGGGGCACGAGATCCGGCTGGGTACCACCGCGCCGTTCGGCATGGCCCACCACACCCGGCGCATCCGCGTCCAGGCCGAGTTGGTGGTGCACCCGGCCCGGGTGCCGGCCGTCGAGATCGCCAGTGGTCACCTCACACCTGAGGACGCCGGGGGCGCCCGCGCCGTCCAGCCCGGTTCCGAACCCCACGCCCTGCGCGAATGGCGTCACGGCGACGACCTGCGCCACGTGAACTGGCGGGCCACCGCACGCCGCCCGCTGCCGGAGCAACTGATCGTGGTGGTGCCCGAGCCCGAGGTGGAGACCAGCCTGATGCTGGTCGTCACCGGTGCGGCCGAGGACGAGGACTGGGAGGACCTGGTGCGCCTGGCCGCCTGGTCGGCCTGCGCCGCCGCGGGCACGCACGCCGACGTGACCCTGCTGGCCCCCGGGGTGCCGGCCTGGACCGGCACCGACGAGCTGGAGATCCTGGACTGGTTCAGCACCCTGACCGGTGAGGGCTCCGCCCCCGACGAGACCGCGAGCCCGGACGGCGTGGACGTGGCCGAGTTCCAGCACGACGTGCGCACCCGCAGCGGGCCGGGGGTGATCGTGGTCGAGGCCACCACCCGCCCCTTCGGCCTGCACCAGGTCCCGGCCGGCGGCCTGCTGCGCGGTATCTCGACCGACGCCGTCACCGGAACCACCGACCCGACTGGGGAGGACCCCGCGTGA
- a CDS encoding transglutaminase-like domain-containing protein — MKNLATLVTLVAAALGLGLAGLLPAVVCLLVMALVVLVGALVPVRWPQITEVSWRRTGLAAVALGLVVLATTLTGPQNLLTGRLDTPLASAASVLAVPEGVPLGLLAALAAGSLIAVTLELGHHRGVQSGLVLGTAVLGLACVAAPSGQRLLVPIIIGWPAALLALTRLTGEHHPPPEGVRMTLTGPPHAPAESGLAPAVRWRFVPVLLAMTVSCCLLGAAAASGLARIAQNSSFSGGGGAATNSARAWQSKFLGGRMNLNSRGPLSENAVAEVPLDAPAHWRTATLDRYNGVGWGTTGTGGISTSLSQGADGVELRTSGDDSAQTAQTPDDGSTGTGQLGSTRSDRVVIRGSGTAQVISPGRLVSADLPGDYAERTFVSNGDRVLLSAQDNDEYEVTSLVYPDVYREASLGTAADDEVGVSSSTIDERWLQVPVTLPQRVRDLGTQLAAGATSRLAAVRAVEARLGRMMTYTLDAPVPTGGQDAVDFALFDSRQGYCEHFASAEIMLLRSAGIPARMVVGYLADGSDVVDGGRQVIRGAQAHAWVEVWFPDAGWVTSDPTPAGGIGQSFLQSVNSAFNHAMSDLADALVAFATGVVGPVVLVVVLLVLWLFRRVLIAWFVRAPGIMTDDDPPLDPVLRKGLADLDSALLLQGVPRAPNETLVAVRDRVLGDRRYAEPDHSDLLAQKADLERAFDVLTRALYARTPPTPDECAGAAAVFGQEAERRRAQVREGQPVVSLGQSAQLM, encoded by the coding sequence GTGAAGAACCTGGCCACGCTCGTCACCCTGGTCGCCGCCGCGCTCGGCCTGGGCCTGGCCGGGTTGCTCCCGGCCGTGGTCTGCCTGCTGGTGATGGCGCTGGTCGTGCTGGTCGGTGCGCTGGTGCCGGTCCGCTGGCCGCAGATCACCGAGGTGTCGTGGCGCCGCACCGGGCTGGCCGCGGTGGCGCTCGGCCTGGTCGTACTGGCCACCACGCTGACCGGGCCGCAGAACCTGCTCACCGGACGGCTCGACACCCCGCTCGCCAGCGCCGCCTCCGTGTTGGCCGTGCCCGAAGGGGTCCCGCTGGGGCTGCTGGCAGCCCTGGCGGCCGGGTCGCTGATCGCCGTCACCCTGGAACTGGGCCATCACCGCGGCGTGCAGTCCGGCCTGGTGCTGGGCACGGCCGTGCTCGGGCTGGCCTGCGTCGCGGCGCCCTCGGGGCAGCGGCTGCTGGTGCCGATCATCATCGGCTGGCCGGCCGCTCTGCTCGCCCTGACCCGGCTGACCGGCGAGCACCACCCGCCGCCGGAGGGTGTCCGGATGACCCTGACCGGCCCGCCGCACGCCCCCGCGGAGTCCGGCCTGGCCCCGGCGGTGCGCTGGCGGTTCGTGCCGGTGCTGCTGGCGATGACGGTCAGCTGCTGCCTCCTCGGCGCCGCCGCCGCGTCCGGTCTGGCCCGGATAGCCCAGAACTCCAGCTTCTCCGGCGGCGGTGGTGCCGCCACGAACAGCGCCCGGGCCTGGCAGAGCAAGTTCCTCGGCGGCCGGATGAACCTGAACTCCCGCGGCCCGCTCAGCGAGAACGCCGTGGCCGAGGTGCCGCTCGACGCCCCGGCGCACTGGCGCACCGCCACGCTCGACCGCTACAACGGCGTCGGCTGGGGCACCACCGGAACCGGCGGCATCAGCACCAGCCTGAGCCAAGGCGCCGACGGCGTGGAACTGCGCACCTCGGGCGATGATTCGGCGCAGACCGCCCAGACCCCGGACGACGGCAGCACCGGCACGGGCCAGCTCGGCAGCACCCGCAGCGACCGGGTGGTGATCCGGGGAAGCGGTACGGCGCAGGTGATCTCGCCCGGCCGGCTGGTCTCCGCGGACCTGCCCGGGGACTACGCCGAGCGCACTTTCGTCTCGAACGGTGACCGGGTGCTGCTGTCGGCGCAGGACAACGACGAGTACGAGGTCACCAGCCTGGTCTACCCCGACGTGTACCGCGAGGCGTCGCTCGGAACGGCGGCGGACGACGAGGTGGGCGTTTCGTCGTCCACCATTGACGAAAGGTGGCTCCAGGTGCCGGTGACGCTGCCGCAGCGGGTGCGTGACCTGGGCACCCAGCTGGCCGCCGGCGCCACGAGCCGGCTGGCGGCGGTGCGCGCGGTGGAGGCGCGGCTGGGCCGGATGATGACCTACACGCTCGACGCGCCGGTGCCGACCGGTGGGCAGGACGCGGTCGACTTCGCGCTCTTCGACTCCCGGCAGGGCTACTGTGAGCACTTCGCCAGCGCCGAGATCATGTTGCTGCGCTCGGCCGGGATCCCCGCCCGGATGGTGGTCGGCTACCTGGCCGACGGCTCCGACGTGGTCGACGGCGGGCGGCAGGTGATCCGCGGGGCGCAGGCCCACGCCTGGGTCGAGGTCTGGTTCCCGGACGCCGGCTGGGTCACCTCGGACCCGACCCCGGCGGGCGGCATCGGGCAGAGTTTTCTCCAGTCGGTGAACTCGGCGTTCAACCACGCGATGTCCGACCTGGCCGACGCCCTGGTGGCTTTCGCCACCGGTGTGGTCGGCCCGGTGGTGCTGGTCGTGGTGCTGCTCGTGCTCTGGCTGTTCCGGCGCGTCCTGATCGCCTGGTTCGTCCGGGCGCCCGGCATCATGACGGACGACGATCCGCCGCTCGATCCCGTCCTGCGAAAAGGCCTCGCCGATCTGGATTCCGCCCTGCTGCTCCAGGGCGTGCCGCGGGCCCCGAACGAGACACTCGTGGCCGTGCGCGACCGGGTGCTCGGGGACCGTCGCTACGCGGAACCGGACCACAGTGATCTTCTGGCGCAGAAGGCCGATCTGGAAAGGGCTTTCGACGTGCTCACCCGCGCCCTCTACGCCCGCACACCGCCCACCCCGGACGAGTGTGCCGGGGCGGCGGCGGTTTTCGGGCAGGAGGCGGAACGCCGCCGGGCCCAGGTGCGCGAGGGTCAGCCGGTGGTCAGCTTGGGGCAGTCCGCGCAGTTGATGTAG
- a CDS encoding UDP-N-acetylmuramoyl-tripeptide--D-alanyl-D-alanine ligase, protein MIQVGDVLEAVGDAEVVRRGAEQFGRASVDTREITGGELFVAIPGPTRDGHDFAAAAVRAGATGVLISRALADVPGLEALDATVIRVPDTLIALQDASARARRRSSASVVAVTGSAGKTTAKTLIAQVLQAKFEILANKASFNNHLGVPLTLTQIEPAHTQVISEIGTNHPGEIGHLAGLVGPDVSVVTNVGFAHLGNFADQQALADEKTDIFNHTRPGGTWIINGDDELLTRTTLGLPGAAAATVVRVGFNEGNDLRAVDVTVDEHGTRGLIEVDGQSLPFSIGAAGRHFGYAAMLAVAVGRVYDLAPSESIEALRGVQPPAGRASLRRIDDRLLMIDDSYNGSPDAMISSLDLLDSLPGAVKVAVLGQMGELGEFSHELHSRVGRKAAVGVTHLITVGEAAAPLRESAAADGLPAADIHSADSAREAFAQVKSILDDAGPDRDAVVLAKGSRAVHMERVYLGLAGHQVVCALTTCPLYINCADCPKLTTG, encoded by the coding sequence GTGATCCAGGTGGGCGACGTCCTCGAGGCGGTCGGGGATGCCGAGGTCGTGCGGCGGGGCGCCGAGCAGTTCGGCCGGGCGAGCGTCGACACCCGGGAGATCACCGGGGGCGAGCTGTTCGTCGCGATTCCCGGGCCCACCCGTGACGGTCACGACTTCGCCGCCGCCGCGGTGCGGGCCGGGGCGACCGGGGTGCTGATCAGTCGTGCCCTGGCCGACGTGCCCGGGCTGGAAGCCCTTGACGCCACGGTGATCCGGGTGCCAGACACGCTGATCGCTCTGCAAGACGCCTCCGCGCGCGCCCGGCGGCGCAGCAGCGCCTCGGTCGTCGCGGTCACCGGCTCGGCCGGCAAGACCACCGCGAAGACGCTGATCGCGCAGGTGCTCCAGGCCAAGTTCGAGATCCTGGCGAACAAGGCCAGCTTCAACAACCACCTGGGCGTGCCGCTCACGCTCACCCAGATCGAGCCCGCGCACACCCAGGTGATCTCCGAGATCGGCACCAACCACCCGGGCGAGATCGGTCATCTGGCCGGGCTGGTCGGGCCGGACGTCTCGGTGGTCACCAACGTCGGTTTCGCGCACCTCGGCAACTTCGCCGACCAGCAGGCACTGGCCGACGAGAAGACCGACATCTTCAACCACACCCGGCCGGGCGGCACGTGGATCATCAACGGTGACGACGAGCTGCTGACCCGCACCACGCTGGGCCTGCCGGGCGCCGCCGCGGCCACGGTGGTGCGGGTCGGGTTCAACGAGGGCAACGACCTGCGCGCGGTCGACGTCACCGTGGACGAGCACGGAACCCGCGGCCTGATCGAGGTGGACGGCCAGTCGCTGCCGTTCAGCATCGGTGCGGCCGGGCGGCACTTCGGCTACGCGGCCATGCTGGCGGTGGCGGTCGGGCGGGTCTACGACCTGGCGCCGTCCGAGAGCATCGAGGCCCTGCGCGGCGTGCAGCCGCCGGCCGGCCGGGCGTCGCTGCGCCGCATCGACGACCGGCTGCTGATGATCGACGACAGCTACAACGGCAGCCCGGACGCGATGATCTCGTCGCTCGACCTGCTCGACAGCCTGCCCGGCGCGGTGAAGGTGGCGGTGCTCGGGCAGATGGGCGAGCTCGGCGAGTTCTCGCACGAGCTGCACTCCCGGGTCGGGCGCAAGGCCGCCGTCGGCGTCACCCACCTGATCACCGTGGGCGAGGCTGCCGCACCGTTGCGCGAGAGCGCCGCCGCCGACGGTCTGCCGGCCGCCGACATCCACAGCGCCGACTCCGCCCGCGAGGCGTTCGCCCAGGTCAAGTCAATTTTGGACGACGCCGGCCCGGACCGGGACGCCGTGGTACTGGCCAAGGGCTCGCGGGCCGTGCACATGGAACGGGTCTACCTCGGCCTGGCCGGGCACCAGGTGGTCTGCGCCCTCACCACCTGCCCGCTCTACATCAACTGCGCGGACTGCCCCAAGCTGACCACCGGCTGA